A window of Chaetodon trifascialis isolate fChaTrf1 chromosome 3, fChaTrf1.hap1, whole genome shotgun sequence genomic DNA:
GCATGGTGAAGGACACGCCCCCCAGCACCCACggtgggattcgaaccagggaccttctagctgtgaggcaacagtgttaccaccgagaCACCGTGCCACCAATTATTTATagtttgttgtattgtttgttgttgtattgtatTAATTGTTGCATTGTTTCTGGTCTTTATCCTGAAACCAGGCCAGACACATCCACACAACAATCTGACTGATATTAATCCTCATCGATCGAtcacaactggactttgtcagcttgtcttggaagacgtttcgcctctcatccgagcaggcttcatcagttcatgcgcaccggactagataggacagctctagtctgcACAGAACTAGAGCGCACaggactagagctgtcctatctagtccggtgcgcatgaactgatgaagcctgctcggatgagacaaagtccagttgcgatcgattgaatgccctgaagcttacaatgacctggatgaatgagaatattcacaggcattaATCCTCATCTCATtcttggaaagaaagcaaatgagtgtATGACCTAAAATGTGAAACTActtctttaaaacacacacacgccaacatgagctctctctctcactcacacgcacgcacgcacgcacacacgcctacacacacacacacacaccatgactCAACATTACCCCAAATGTCTTCAATCAGAAAATACATAAACTCCCTGcatcagcagccacagcagactGGTGTAATGTGACGTTCTGCTGGGCAGGTACTGTCTATTCATGCTGACTGCTGCTTCTACCGCATCAGACTGTTGATACTGTATGGGCTGCAAAGTGCTGTGTTCTTGTGCATATCATGATCTGGTACATCCGCTTAATATATGTAATTTGTATTATGTATCACGTATTGTTCGTTCATTGTCAACGGGTAATCCTGAACTGCTGCTTCTGTCACTGTAGAAACAAACGGAGTGAGTGTAATGAAGTGTACTTTCTGTGGTATTCTGGAATAGCAAGCTTGGTTGTGGATAATAGGAGTTGGCAATTGATCAGtaaatgttttctgtccttaTTTCTGACTCACACTAGGAGCTAGGCTGTTAGCAGACTTTGTTGTTACTGCCATGCATTTTCTCGTAGCACTGTCTCAtagcacctatgtccagttggaccacAAAGTTGCGTTAGGGcacttactcttgttgttctctcccgtCTAGAACTTTccttgtgatgtatgaaaatctcgTATTAATGTTGCTTTGGAtgaaagcgtctgccaaatgacaaattgtaattgaaGTTGTAATATGCAGGACAGTCGGCTTCCTAAAGCGGTCGTGGTTATGCTCCATTGTTCCCTCAGACAAAGCCAACAGTGGGCCCAGCTGCATCATCTGCTCTGAACAAGCTTACAGAGTCTCAGAAAAAGCTGAACAGTTTGGGATGTAGCCAGAACACAGTCGAGAAAGAAATATTACAAATATTATCATTAACTATTTATTTCCTCTTCTTATTCTTGAATCTTTTACAGTGAAATTCTTTTTAACCTTGAGACTTTGGAGGGCACACCATAATCTAGAGAACAATCTATGCTTATTTCAGGCAGGATTTCGCCATTTCGGCATGAATTTTTCATCTGTGAATGGAACCTCAACTACAGCTGGGAGTCAGCGGGACACCTTCACCACAGCTGTGACCAAGAACGTGATCGTCACAGCCCTCTGCATCTCCATTAACTACATCAATGGCACTCTGGTCCACACGTTCAGAAAGCACcaggtgtgtttttacagtttatatGTGCAAGCAGAGAATTGGGAttctgcagaggagcagaactTAAACATGCCaaatatctttctttcttttcaaatcctcttctttccctctcagaTTTAAACAAACAGGTGTTTAATTTGGAGATTCGTGTTCATTGTTGTCACAGTTTTAACAAATCAGTTAAAATATTAGAAATTAGATAAGACAGACAGGAGTCAAAGATGCATTGTGCCCTGTTTAAATATATGAACTTAAATATAGTACTTGGGTTATAGTCAACTGCTCGCTCTGCTTTGATTGTCATGttatttttttgctcttttactGGAACAAATAACAGcttaaaaataaagttaaagaAATGGAGAAAGCAACTATAAAGTTCTTAACTAAATCATCTCCAGTACgacttttctcctcctttagATCTTCACTTCAAGCCCTCGTTACATTCTGTTCATCCACCTGGTGATAAACGACATGATGCAGCTGCTCCTGACAACTTTTCTCCACGTCATCAGCTACACCCTTTACACAATCAACGTATCCTTCTGCCTCATCCTGctcatcatcaccatcctcaCCACCCTTAACACCCCACTAAATCTGGCTGGCATGGCAGTCGAGTGCTACATCGCCATCTGCATGCCCCTCCGTCATGGACAGATCTGCACCGTCAGGAAAACCTACATCCTGATTGGCTTGATCTGGGTTGCCAGCGCGTTCTCTGCCCTCCCAGATCTCTTCATCCTCTTGGCCACAGAGCCGCTGCACTTTTTTCACTCCAAGTTGTTTTGTGCCAGAGATTACGTCTTCAGAAGCACTTACAGCCTGAAGAAGAGGGACGTCTCACACTTCGTTTGCCTCGCCCTGGTCTGGCTCACACTCTTCTACACTTACTTCAGAATTCTGTTCACTGCCAAGGAAGCAACCATGGATATTAAGAAAGCCAGAAACACTATCCTTCTCCATGGTTTCCAGTTATTCTTATGTATGCTGACTTACGTTAGACACACGTTTGAACAAGCTCTCCTCCACTTATTCCCCAAGCAGTACCTGGCAGTACGCTTTGCATCCTATGTCATTGTCCAGATCCTTCCACGGTTCATTAGTCCAATTGTCTATGGCCTGCGAGACCAGGCCTTCAGGAGATATGTGAGAAGGTACCTGCTTTGTAAAGTGAGCGTGGGAAACCACCCAGAAACTTCACCATGTCAAACATGAGACCTGCTATGAAACTACAGAGTTTCTCAGCTTCCAACCACATTCTAGCAAACACTGCATGTACGCAACGTGACATCTGCAGACCAGAAAGATCATTCATCTCTACAACAGTATGTAAAGTATTGTTGTCCTTAAAATTATTGTGCTTTTGTTTATGTTGCAGTCTTGATAGTATTTAAAATGTGAGGGTGGAACTACAAATGAATCCCAATCAACACTACGGCTCAAATTAAggaatattttctcattttttgtcTCAAACAGTCACAGATTAGTCACAAAGAAATCAAAGATATGAGATTTAGTGTAAAAtattttgtgtaaaatatatCATGACAATAACTCCTGTGAACAGAGGCTGGTTTATTGCAATTGTAAGACAAGGTATACAAATACTTCAAATCTTCACATCAGTCATTAAAAGGAAACAGTAGAATCCAGAACATGGCGGCGAGCTGAACGGACGCATCAACGGACGCTCCCTCTGAGCTAGCAGCTAATCCTGCAGTAAATATCCTGAATACTCAAAATTAGTTTTAAAAAATATCTCATTTGATTCGCTACATCTTCTGCGCTCATAATGGGAaccagaaagcagaaaaaggagACAACCCAGCCTGTTAATTTCACCGCCGTGGGCCCACTTGCCGCTGCTCCTCCAGACATGCTAACACTGATGGGGGAGACATGATCATGAAAGCTATAACCGACATGAGAGACCAGTTCTTGGCAAAATTTGCAGGGGTCCTAACAGCCATACAAGGTATTAAAGATGACTTCAGTGAGTTTTCCAACAGATTCGTGGAGGCTGAGCAGCATATTGAAGACACGGAGGACAATGTTACTGCTTTGCAAATATTAGTCGCCGCACTCCAGAAGCAGGTAGCTTATCTCACCACCAAGACTGAAGACCAGGAGAACCGCAGTCAGTGCAACAACCTTCACCTCATCAACCTGCCAGGGGGAGCAGAGGGACGCGACGCCACGGCTTTGCTGGAGAGTTGGCTTCCTGAGGCACTTGGGGCTGACTTCTTCCCTTACCCAGTCTTCATCGAACGAGCCCAATTGATTACAAGGGCGCCAAGATCACAACGTTCCCAGAATGCTAATAATGCATTTCCTCAACtttaaagataaagaaagagtACCCTGGGCAGCCAGGGCCAAAGGGAAAGTGATGTTTAAAAACCATGAGGTGAAATTCTTCCAGGATGTTGCCAGGGAGACACACGTAAAAAGGAAGCGTTTCGATGTAGTGAAGCAGCAGCTTAAAGCCCTTAACGTCCAGTACGGAATCCTTTACCCAGCGTGGCTCTGGGTTACACACACAGGTCGATCCCAGATCCTGGAGGATGTTGCAGCGTTTGCAGGAAATCTCTCCGTCGGCCAGCACTACGGGTCTCAGGCACCTGTAGATCCCAGAGGTGAGGATAATGAATATATGAACTTCCCTTCTCTGTCTTGAACGATCTCTGCAGGGAATAACACCATGTTGGTCACCGAACTACCAAAGACGAAGATAATACTGGAAATActtcctttattttttcttcccCTACTTAAGACTCATGGAAATAATGAGACAGCTAGAGGAAATTGCTTCTGTTaaatgctttcttttctttctttgagtaTTCTAgaggtttttttctttatgcCGTTTGGCTGGGGTGGCTGATGATGGACATGTGTTTGAATATCGTTACCATGCTCCTCTCTGTAGGATTATGTTGTGTTTCCAACCGATTGGGTTAGCAGGGAATGCTGTCAAGTTCTAGATGTCAGCAGGGGAGGGATTTTCTCATCTTTCATTGAAGTTCAATTTAATGTCACAGTGCTGCCAGGCCTCTTTTTGTCCTCACTTCAATCATTCCACACGCTTTTTGACTGTTTGTATTTAGACGACACAAACAACTAATTGGTGGAGATTTCAACTGCACAATTTCTCCTTACCTTAATCGCTCTTCTGGCACTAACACAACTCATATACAGAGtaggaaaacactgcagtattTTATAGAAGAGCTAAATTTATGTGAGCCCTGGAGGGGCTCACATAAATTTGTTTCGTAATAACAAAGAATTCTCTTGTTGTCCGAATGTATCCAAAGGCCATTCACGGATTGATTATTTTTTGGTGTCCAATGACCTTTTTCCAAGAATAATAGATTGCTCCGGCTCACACTACTATACCTACCATTTGACAGAGGAGGCCTAAGGGTACCAAACCTATTATGGTACTTTTGGGCAGCCCAGCTTAGAGCTGCCCATCTATGGTTGTCATCACATCCAAAGTTACCTTGGGTAAAAATGGAAGAATCGTCCACAAGAGGACTAGCATTAGATTCATATTTATATTCTGACTCTTTTAAGAACTTGAAGAAAATCACACTAAATCCATTTGTTAGAAACACCTGGATAGTATGTCACGAAGCTCATAAGGCTGTAGGTGACACCCCACCTTTGTCTTGCCTTGCACCTATCTGGGGAAGCACAGAGTTCAAATTTGCAACCCCTGCAAGATCTCTACACTTACAATATATTCTCATCTCATTCTAAAGAGTCATCTGACTCAAAAAGGAGGTCATGGAGTGAAGATTTACAAGAATGTGTGCTGGACGGTGAGTGGAGTCAGATATGCTCAAAGGCCCAGGGCCTTTCAATTAACTCTAGACTCAAATTGATACATTATAAGTGGATAATGAGGACCGACATCACCCCAGTAAAGCTGAATAGATTTTGGAAAGAAGTAATACATATAATTTCCCAAATAATCTCCAAACCTATTCCTATCTCTCCTAAATTCTGTATCCTAGGCCTCTACCATGAAAATCTTTCCTTAAAATCGCATGAAATCTTTGCCTTGTCCACTCAAAATGTCTCATTGCCATGTATTGGGAAAATATGTCATGTCCCCCTATGAGTCAGTGGCTTAAACAATTATCATCATGTCAGGCGTTAGAGAAGCTGACTTATAGTCTTAAACATAGGCTTGGTGAATTTTATGAAATCTGGGGCcttttcatacattttcttGAAAAAACAGAGCTGCAATAGACCCTTGATCCTGAAACTGCCTCCTAACGTGTCCTGTAAGCATTCGCATATGCACTCTATGTTAATTTGTAAAATTGATTACTTTATTATGCCATAAAAAATCTGCTATTGGGCATATTGCAATTATACTTGTATGCcttgctctgcactggctctaTTGTCCTCTGGGTAGTGTCACTCTGTCGTTTGTATACATTTTAATAGCACCGCACTATGTATTTAATTTTGTAATTCTATGTAttcttacttttttatttttcatttggttttctttcttctctgtaaaCTTTGATTAATGAGACGCTTGGTGGTTGGGGTTGTTATagttcatactgtatgtttatgtacACTTTTTTTATCTAaatcaaaatgttaaatatatattttaaaataggAAACACTAAACAAGACTTACTACACAAGCATAGCTcataatgtttgtgtgtgcatgtggacacacacacaacaatatCACAAAAACAATGCTTTGACCTTACTGTCATCCACATGATCTCCATTAACTGCCATCAAAACCTTCAcatccttcatctctctgaTGAACACCGAGGACGACGACGACAAGAAAATCAATTAAGTCCTGTTTCAAAGTGTTTATAAGGCTCCTCCGTGGAGCCGTCTGcctcctgtgtgtctcacctggacTCAGGTAGGTGGAACAGGACGGAGGTGTTGGTGAGGCAGCTCCTGACTGAAGGCTCTGATATTCAATTCTTTGTCAAGAAATATTACAAACTGATTCTGTTTTCTTATTAGCAGTTATTCCAACCAAACAATGACTTTTAAAATGAAGGTTTAATTAAATCTAAAATGgaatatatttacatttgtaaaatgtGACTGAAGCGCTTCTATATTTGTTTGTATTGGTAGATGTTCCTGCATTTCGCTGGTGAGAcagctgtatttgtgtttacagGACTTTGAGGTAAACCTCAGAGTCTAAAACCACttttctgctgtcagtttgaCACATTGTGTAACATTGTGATCATTTGCGATTCGTTTGGTGTGCAGAGATAAAGAAAGTTatgattttgaatgaatgaatttgttaatataaaagaaataatcAGCACTAATACATGTTTAAACATTATGATGGGTCAATTTGGCTTGAGGTAAAAGGGATTAATGGCAGAATGCTGCATGTCGTGAATGTAACGGGAAATAAAATCTAACCCGAGCAAAGATTTAAGacatgttttgatgtttttaactCGCCTTTGAGAGCAGATTCAGGTCTGATGTgcaaagaaggaaataaaatcaGCAGCATGTCAGCGTGAAATCTGATTCATTTATTCGAGTGTCTGATTTTAAATGGAGTTTTTTATTTTACGTTTCTAAGTCTTCAACTATGAGGTCAAAGAAGTGTGCATTCATGGTAAAGTGCTGTGTTCATACAACATTTTGACTGAACTGATTTTAAACTGACGACAGTCAGAAGTTTGAGGGTGATTCCTTTATACTGTGTCACTTCATTTTGTCTGGACTGtgtactttctctctctcaggtctCAGTGAAGCATGAGCTCAGCAGTGGGTCCTGCAGCCAACATGACTTTCCCTCATCAGGTCTGGTGAAGAAATTGTCTTTTTGCTGCCACATGCTTGGAAATGAATGTTTACATCAAAGAAAAAGTGGGACTCTTTTTGATTGGCTTGTgctcttcatgtttttctgctaTATTTGGTGCTGCTGCGAGCTGCgaacgcagcacacacacatgtgtataACAAAAACATCTCACATCTAACATGAAATAAGATCTTTTCATCATAAACtatgaaaataataatcaatcCTCGCTGTTCCTAAACTTTACAGATACAACACTGAATCCATGTCTAATCAAAGCTTCTTCACGTGAGTCATTGAGCTCACAGCATGACTGAATTAAAGCTACTCTGCCACCTTTTACCCAAATATTAAGCCTTGGAGAGGACTCACTTTGTGTCCGGTTCCAGATTATTGTCACTTATTTGTTTTATCTCCTGACTCACAAATGTGATAATGGATAAAAGGTTGTTTGCTTGAGAAGGAAAACGtctttctgaatgtttcattGCAGATTAAGAACAGTCACGACTTTCTTTCCACCTCTGACTGCAGTCAAATCAAACTCAAGTGTTTGTCAATGAACTTGAGCTGATGTGTGAAAGAATGTGTAATTTTAATCAACATTTGACAAAATACTTTCTAAGGTCTGAGGACTCACACTGAGGCCTTAGAGAATGTGGACACGACTTATTATTCCTGATTCGACCTCTTCAAGTGTGCATTTCAAACGAGCTCACGGCTGACGGACACATGATGGACCTCAGATGGATGGTGTTTGGCTGTATTTCAGagtcatttctgtttctttctctttggcGCCCTCTGCTGCTGGATCAGCTCATGCTCGTCAGAGATACCTTCACCACAGCATTTGTGAAGAACCTGATTGTGGTTCTGGTCTGGCTCATCCTCAGTTACATCAATGGCACCTTGGTTGCCACCTTTTTTAAACACCaggtatatacacacacacacacacacacacacacacacacacacacacacacacacacacacacacacacacacacacacacacacacacacacacacacacacacacacacacacacacacacacacacacacagtgtgctgaAACAATCACTCACTCATTTATAAATCCCACATATTtgcttgttccagcttctcaaatgtgaggatttcccacttttctctgttttatattcaAGTAAAATCTTGTGTAAAATCAATACATAACTTCAATTATCTGCAGGCCTTAGACACACGTGCAGCCAGGTGTCCCAGCAGATACACCTGCAGCCACTCATCTTATTCACACTGTGCTGAAACAGACGCCTTTATGAAAACTGGAAATAGAAATGAGCAATTTTCAGCATCTTCTAgatctttttcctctcttaaaCCACCTTAAACTGCTCACCACAtttttcactcctcctctctcttccagaCTTTCTACGAAGACCCTCGTTACATCCTCTTCATCCACATGGTGATCAATGATGCCATCCAGCTGACCGTCACGATCACACTTTTTGTCCTCAGCTACATCTTCTACAAGATCAACGtctccttctgctgcttcttcatcCTGGTGGCCGTCTTCACCACCAGAAACACCCCGGTCAATTTAGCTAGCATGGCCATAGAGCGCTACATTGCCATTTGTAAGCCTTTACGTCACCCCCAGATCTGCACAGTGAGAAGGACTTACGTTGTCATCGGGTTGATCTGGTTTATTTGTGTGGCTCCAGATATTACAGATCTATTTGTGACTCTGGCAACCGAGTCCCTGAGCTTCTTTCACGACTCGGTGTTCTGCTTGCGCCAGAACGTGTTTAAAGACCCGATCCTGGCGTACAAAAGACAAGTCTTTGATATCATCTACTTCTCCTGTGTGTTCTTGACTCTGGTCTTCACCTATCTGAGGATCCTGTTTGCAGCGAGGGCCCTCTCCACAGAGAAGATATCCGCCCAGAGGGCCAGAAACACCATCCTGCTCCACGGGGCCCAGCTGGCCATGTGCATGCTCTCCTACATCTCCCCGAGCGTGGAGATCGTTCTGCGTCTGATCTTCCCCGGCCGAATTCTGGAAATCAGATTCGCAAACTACCTGATCGTCTACATCCTGCCTCGGTTCCTGAGCCCGATAATCTACGGCGTCAGAGACAAAAAGTTCAGGAAGTACCTCAAGATGCACCTTCTGAGCAACAGGTGCAGGGCCAAACTGCCGACGGTGGCCCCCCTGGACAACAATGACATGTAAGAGATTATATATATGCAAGAGGCAGCGGTGAGCTAAAGGTTAGAGAAGAGCTTCAGTCCTCGACCGACAAGATAAATGTGATCTGGATGTTTAGAAAAGAGAAGCTTTCTCTGGATAAATAAAGGTCAAAACGAGGAAACGATGAAGCTCTTCACTCTCTGATGAAGAAAACCTTTTGATTTTTAATGTTAACATTAGACTGTTGTCAAGAAAATATAACTGTTCCATCAATAGAGTCACAATAAAGTGTATGAAAATGACACCCTGGGAACTGAGCTGACAGCCgaaacacagacaacagaccAAATCATCTCATTTCATCCAACTGAGTCTGTAGATGACAGAAACTAAACTGGAAGATTTGAGCTGCAGTTTGGTGAAAGTGACCAAGACACACAGTGAGCAGGACTTCTTTCAGTTCTTTGCTCCTCGTCGGCCGACACGATTAATATCCATATGTGTGATATCAGGGAAGCACGGATCCAACACTGACGATGGACATCAGTCCAGGACTGTCTCAAACAGCTGCATCGGGGGTCAGTGATGATGGGGCCACACTGCTCACTTCAGTTCTACTTTTACAAACATTTGTTgatgttcacaaacatttttgactcctgtttattttgaatgttttgttttttcacatcttGTGTGAATTCTGATTTAATTTATGAAGTTTGTGACTgtgattttagatttttgtgttttgtttgatgctgctgtgttgttttatgcTGGAATTTTAATTCCTGACCAACTGGTTGCTGCTTTTCAAAGGTTTACACTTGAATTGAATTCCTGTTAATGTTGAATTCTTTACCAGGTTACTGCTGCACcattattatttaaataataaataacaattcACTTAATTTCTATCCATGTTTCAGTCAAGCCTGAAGCCTCTTCCACACACTGAGGCACACAGCTTATTGATTAAACACTATCTGATTGGTTCTCTGTATCAGCTGACTTCCAAACTCACATATCGGATCAGATCTGAACAAACGTGCACCGGTGCGTGTTCATAGTTCATATCGGCCGACACGTCGACTCGACTGCTTATCGTTCAGCTCTGGTCGTCACACTTTGTCCTCATTGTCACTGCTGAGAATCTCAGTCCACGCTCAGTGTGTAGAGGACA
This region includes:
- the LOC139351677 gene encoding odorant receptor 131-2-like, translating into MNFSSVNGTSTTAGSQRDTFTTAVTKNVIVTALCISINYINGTLVHTFRKHQIFTSSPRYILFIHLVINDMMQLLLTTFLHVISYTLYTINVSFCLILLIITILTTLNTPLNLAGMAVECYIAICMPLRHGQICTVRKTYILIGLIWVASAFSALPDLFILLATEPLHFFHSKLFCARDYVFRSTYSLKKRDVSHFVCLALVWLTLFYTYFRILFTAKEATMDIKKARNTILLHGFQLFLCMLTYVRHTFEQALLHLFPKQYLAVRFASYVIVQILPRFISPIVYGLRDQAFRRYVRRYLLCKVSVGNHPETSPCQT
- the LOC139351683 gene encoding odorant receptor 131-2-like, coding for MLVRDTFTTAFVKNLIVVLVWLILSYINGTLVATFFKHQTFYEDPRYILFIHMVINDAIQLTVTITLFVLSYIFYKINVSFCCFFILVAVFTTRNTPVNLASMAIERYIAICKPLRHPQICTVRRTYVVIGLIWFICVAPDITDLFVTLATESLSFFHDSVFCLRQNVFKDPILAYKRQVFDIIYFSCVFLTLVFTYLRILFAARALSTEKISAQRARNTILLHGAQLAMCMLSYISPSVEIVLRLIFPGRILEIRFANYLIVYILPRFLSPIIYGVRDKKFRKYLKMHLLSNRCRAKLPTVAPLDNNDM